In Thauera sp. JM12B12, one DNA window encodes the following:
- a CDS encoding patatin-like phospholipase family protein, which produces MAIQIGGQSKRIGLALSGGGFRAAAFHLGVFRKLQELGLLWKLDLLSCVSGGSIAGAFLASHWEEDDVLDRLERYLASASIAVSSFIGGVVDPFHSRLDKLAASYERDLYGKRSLGSLKSGPRLYVNATNLATGNMFFFVTGGGLPAEMGEWQLGAAPAHDFRLSRAVAASSAFPPVFPPLRVDQSEYPAAGVDYVTLSDGGVYDNLGVNPLLRARNALDYVIVSDAGKPFHINERPTEAGSAVLVAALDIMMEQVRGLQFKRLELNGAKAGGARPAWFSIDSEEGQAQAGDAVFASSVGTNLKKLARAELDVLTRHAGALLSHRLQTYMPELLGA; this is translated from the coding sequence ATGGCAATTCAGATCGGCGGTCAATCGAAACGGATCGGCCTGGCGCTGTCGGGCGGCGGCTTTCGCGCAGCGGCGTTTCACCTCGGCGTGTTCCGCAAGCTGCAGGAACTGGGCCTGCTGTGGAAGCTGGACCTGCTCAGCTGCGTGAGCGGCGGCAGCATCGCGGGCGCCTTCCTCGCCAGCCACTGGGAGGAGGACGACGTGCTCGACCGCCTCGAGCGTTACCTGGCGAGCGCCTCCATCGCGGTGTCGTCCTTCATCGGCGGCGTCGTCGATCCCTTCCACAGCCGGCTCGACAAGCTCGCCGCCAGCTACGAGCGCGACCTCTACGGCAAGCGCTCGCTCGGCTCGCTCAAGTCGGGTCCGCGCCTGTACGTCAATGCGACCAACCTCGCCACCGGCAACATGTTCTTCTTCGTCACCGGCGGCGGCCTGCCCGCCGAGATGGGCGAATGGCAGCTCGGCGCCGCACCCGCGCACGATTTCCGGCTGAGCCGCGCGGTGGCCGCCTCGTCGGCATTTCCGCCGGTGTTTCCGCCGCTGCGGGTGGACCAGAGCGAATACCCGGCGGCCGGCGTCGATTACGTGACGCTGTCCGACGGCGGCGTGTATGACAACCTCGGCGTGAACCCGCTGCTGCGCGCGCGCAACGCGCTCGACTACGTCATCGTCAGCGACGCCGGCAAGCCCTTCCACATCAACGAACGTCCGACCGAGGCTGGCTCCGCGGTGCTGGTCGCGGCCCTCGACATCATGATGGAGCAGGTGCGCGGCCTGCAGTTCAAGCGCCTCGAGCTCAACGGCGCCAAGGCCGGCGGGGCCCGGCCGGCGTGGTTCTCGATCGACAGCGAGGAAGGGCAGGCGCAGGCGGGCGACGCGGTGTTCGCGTCCTCGGTCGGCACCAACCTGAAGAAGCTCGCGCGTGCCGAGCTCGACGTGCTCACCCGCCACGCCGGTGCCTTGCTGAGCCACCGGCTGCAGACCTACATGCCCGAGCTGCTCGGCGCCTGA